Proteins encoded within one genomic window of Empedobacter falsenii:
- a CDS encoding lysophospholipid acyltransferase family protein, protein MNSIFYFIIFQISRLPLSVLYRFSDFLFFLLYTVIGYRRRVIRTNLENSFPKKSQEEIKAIHKKFYANFCDYLVETLKSFSISQEELDKRFTYSNLDVFNEIKTEKRDVMMMCGHIFNWEWFIGTVKHLPTKESAAVYHKIRNPFWNDKINAMRGRFGTKALDMKDVLRFMMKAPNDGELAYLFVADQSPKQSAVHYFIDFLNQRTPVFNGFDKIARRKDMAVVFCQTEKIKRGHYHTTFIRLQPQQDKFEENEIVHQFFHHLEQTIQQHPDNWLWSHKRWKYADL, encoded by the coding sequence ATGAACAGCATTTTTTATTTCATAATTTTTCAAATTTCGCGTTTACCTCTTTCGGTTTTATACAGGTTTTCGGATTTTCTGTTCTTTCTGTTGTACACGGTTATTGGTTATAGAAGACGTGTCATTAGAACAAATTTAGAAAACTCTTTTCCCAAAAAATCTCAGGAAGAAATCAAAGCTATTCACAAAAAATTCTATGCAAATTTTTGTGATTATTTGGTCGAAACTTTAAAAAGTTTTTCTATTTCTCAAGAAGAATTGGACAAACGATTTACATATTCTAATCTCGACGTTTTTAATGAAATAAAAACTGAAAAACGAGATGTCATGATGATGTGTGGGCATATTTTCAATTGGGAATGGTTTATTGGAACGGTGAAACATTTACCAACAAAAGAAAGTGCAGCTGTTTATCATAAAATTCGAAATCCTTTTTGGAACGATAAAATCAACGCTATGCGTGGGCGTTTCGGAACAAAAGCATTGGACATGAAAGATGTGTTGCGTTTTATGATGAAAGCTCCAAATGATGGAGAATTAGCGTATTTATTTGTTGCTGATCAAAGTCCAAAACAATCAGCTGTTCACTATTTTATTGATTTCCTGAATCAGAGAACGCCTGTTTTTAATGGTTTTGATAAAATTGCACGCCGCAAAGATATGGCTGTTGTCTTTTGTCAAACCGAAAAAATAAAACGCGGTCATTATCACACAACTTTTATTCGACTACAACCTCAACAAGATAAATTTGAAGAAAATGAAATTGTTCATCAATTTTTTCATCATTTAGAACAAACCATTCAACAACATCCAGATAATTGGCTTTGGAGCCACAAACGTTGGAAATATGCCGATTTGTAA
- a CDS encoding TonB-dependent receptor has protein sequence MKKLLYLILFTSAAQISFAQECKLKGSVANDAGIPVTDASVSIFDSKNEGKGFVFTSNMGEFEFKLPCGQKYDIEIEQAGYETYVENVDLTENVNKKIKLKQGKEISLKETIVKAQQAIKVKGDTIEFDADSFKVGNEETLEDILKKLPGIEVQNGKVMYKGKPMSQVTVGGREVLGGNEKLLNKNLPSDAVSKIQLNTKFKSNPFASSLQEDDEQFSLNIELKDDMKRLAFGNVTLGGDADKHTDAQAKIFYFSEKTDGTLINDFNTFGKQVFDQDDYMSFFGGYSEFNSEGSIYSLRGNSNNLNLMTKNDAPSMNTYNGAVHFGVEPNKKLKISGFGLLNTNNIRYNSKSERYYNNIETPYTTVDQEQNKSNILMGMSRLRLDYNPNDKGQIKYRLNFNYLDSENEQLVDSYYNDQKNSFRNVNSEQKNYSLSQTLSYIRKVGRDDNVGLYFRHQYQKDTPDYNVLSTANPFSSFNLFKNLSQVNNQYNINQDQNFVLNTVQLYGIYNHLLTNTSNLKVKVGTNFSTQDFENKIYDFQKLMNDNSLISNTDLDYNETFADVTLTKKLGNFQVDAGAGVSFFNEKSKYQDGEKLNRSETKFLPHLNLQYKFNNATNVRASYTQNYSYPYTKDFNDSYTIQSYQSIFYGNRNLRQALTHTASLNFSHFNSFTFFNIFANLSYTLQEKSIQTQSVLNRDFIISGNDTIVNNYQFNTLINSGSNQETYSGYFMIGKRFAKWYNARLTGNISTSNYYTITRNIEYENGVVKNDDLKDVNNKSFNQTYNLENSFTFKKKFELKAGVNLNLSKYQSLSEQKFTNWRPYGEAAWSATSKLLIQTDFSYRLQYRDGVEINTAKEWNASARYNIAKKTYLTLTGGNLLGNNVIVSNGFSNNYIETTTKNVLGRYFIVSLRYKF, from the coding sequence ATGAAGAAATTACTCTATCTAATTTTATTTACTTCTGCTGCTCAAATCTCATTTGCACAAGAATGTAAATTGAAAGGATCTGTTGCAAATGATGCTGGAATTCCTGTTACAGATGCTTCTGTCTCTATTTTTGATAGTAAAAACGAAGGAAAAGGTTTTGTTTTTACAAGTAACATGGGTGAATTTGAATTCAAATTGCCATGTGGACAAAAATATGATATCGAAATTGAGCAAGCTGGTTACGAAACATATGTAGAAAATGTTGATTTGACTGAAAATGTCAACAAAAAAATAAAGCTTAAACAAGGAAAAGAAATTTCTTTAAAAGAAACAATTGTAAAAGCTCAACAAGCAATCAAAGTAAAAGGTGATACAATTGAGTTTGATGCAGATTCTTTCAAAGTTGGAAATGAGGAAACATTAGAAGATATTCTTAAAAAATTACCTGGAATTGAAGTTCAAAATGGAAAGGTAATGTACAAAGGTAAACCTATGTCGCAAGTAACAGTTGGTGGACGTGAAGTTTTGGGTGGTAACGAAAAATTATTGAACAAAAATTTACCTTCGGATGCGGTTTCTAAAATTCAATTAAATACAAAGTTCAAATCAAATCCTTTTGCTTCTTCATTACAAGAAGATGACGAACAATTCTCGTTAAACATCGAACTAAAAGATGATATGAAACGTCTTGCATTTGGTAATGTGACGTTAGGTGGAGATGCGGACAAACATACAGATGCGCAAGCAAAAATTTTCTATTTCTCAGAAAAAACGGACGGAACTTTAATCAATGATTTTAATACATTCGGAAAACAAGTTTTTGATCAAGATGATTATATGAGCTTCTTTGGTGGATATTCTGAATTTAATTCTGAAGGAAGTATTTATTCATTAAGAGGAAATTCGAACAATCTAAACCTGATGACAAAAAATGATGCGCCGAGTATGAATACCTATAATGGTGCTGTGCATTTTGGTGTTGAACCAAATAAGAAATTAAAAATCTCTGGTTTTGGTTTACTTAACACCAATAATATTCGTTACAATTCTAAATCAGAACGTTATTATAATAACATCGAAACACCTTATACAACCGTCGATCAGGAACAAAATAAGAGCAATATTTTGATGGGAATGTCGCGTTTGCGTTTAGATTATAATCCGAATGATAAAGGACAAATTAAATATCGCTTAAATTTTAATTATTTGGATAGCGAAAACGAGCAATTGGTTGATAGCTATTATAACGATCAAAAAAATAGCTTTAGAAATGTAAATTCTGAACAGAAGAATTACTCTTTATCACAAACTTTATCTTACATCCGTAAAGTTGGACGCGATGATAATGTTGGTTTATATTTCCGTCATCAATATCAAAAAGATACGCCAGATTACAATGTTTTATCAACAGCAAATCCGTTCTCATCTTTTAATTTGTTCAAAAATTTATCTCAAGTAAATAATCAATATAATATCAATCAAGATCAAAACTTTGTTTTGAATACTGTTCAATTATATGGAATCTACAATCACTTGTTGACAAATACATCTAACCTTAAAGTAAAAGTTGGAACAAATTTTAGTACGCAAGATTTTGAGAATAAAATCTATGATTTTCAAAAATTAATGAATGATAATTCATTAATTAGTAATACAGATTTAGATTACAACGAGACCTTTGCTGATGTAACGTTGACAAAGAAACTAGGAAACTTTCAAGTAGATGCGGGAGCTGGAGTTTCATTCTTTAATGAAAAATCGAAATACCAAGATGGTGAAAAACTAAATCGTTCGGAAACGAAATTTTTACCTCACCTGAATTTGCAATACAAGTTCAACAATGCAACAAATGTTCGCGCAAGTTATACACAAAACTATAGCTATCCGTACACAAAAGATTTTAATGACTCGTATACCATTCAAAGTTATCAATCGATTTTCTATGGAAATAGAAACTTAAGACAAGCTTTGACACATACAGCAAGTCTTAATTTTAGTCATTTTAACTCGTTCACATTCTTTAATATTTTTGCGAATTTGAGTTATACGTTACAAGAAAAAAGTATACAAACACAATCTGTTTTAAACCGTGATTTTATCATCTCTGGAAACGATACAATTGTAAATAACTATCAGTTCAATACCTTGATTAATTCTGGTAGTAACCAAGAAACTTATTCAGGATATTTCATGATTGGAAAACGTTTTGCTAAATGGTACAATGCACGATTAACAGGAAATATTTCTACTTCTAATTATTATACCATTACACGAAATATTGAATATGAAAATGGAGTTGTTAAAAATGATGATTTGAAGGATGTTAACAATAAAAGTTTTAATCAAACTTATAATTTAGAGAACTCATTTACATTCAAAAAGAAATTTGAATTGAAGGCTGGGGTTAATTTAAACCTTAGTAAATATCAATCATTATCTGAACAGAAATTTACGAACTGGCGTCCATATGGGGAAGCCGCTTGGTCCGCTACAAGTAAATTATTAATTCAGACCGATTTCTCTTATCGTTTACAATACCGTGATGGAGTAGAAATAAACACAGCAAAAGAGTGGAATGCTTCTGCACGATATAATATTGCGAAGAAAACTTATTTAACTCTTACAGGTGGAAACTTATTAGGAAACAACGTAATTGTTTCGAATGGATTTAGTAATAACTATATTGAAACTACAACTAAAAATGTTTTGGGAAGATATTTTATCGTGAGTTTACGATATAAGTTCTAA
- a CDS encoding GLPGLI family protein, with protein sequence MKKIISVFVLLFSFSAFAQQEKVEVSYTTRIILPDDFTFQPPSGGNGRTMPKEMQEQFKKNIQEPQEAKLTILGDESLYKMVEKISNDQSQGLRGPRGGGMRMMSMNGDNIYKNSTNHLLLKEQNMMGKSYVVKDSLQNFDWKLTRETKTILGNEAKKATAIIDSVQTTVWYIPTLKYKTGPENYWGLPGLIAEVQTEINRGMFKGSKIISLTDIKTSTNTKPIEKPKDKGAISQTEFDKLMQEQRSRFEEMRNSGVNKRD encoded by the coding sequence ATGAAAAAAATAATTTCAGTTTTTGTTTTACTATTTAGTTTTTCGGCCTTTGCGCAACAAGAAAAAGTAGAAGTTTCGTACACAACACGTATCATTTTACCAGACGATTTTACGTTTCAACCTCCTAGTGGTGGTAATGGACGTACGATGCCAAAAGAAATGCAAGAGCAATTCAAGAAAAACATTCAAGAGCCGCAAGAAGCTAAGTTGACTATTTTGGGAGACGAATCCTTGTATAAAATGGTTGAAAAAATATCAAATGATCAAAGTCAAGGATTACGAGGTCCACGTGGTGGCGGGATGCGAATGATGTCGATGAATGGAGATAATATTTATAAAAATAGTACAAATCATTTGCTTTTAAAAGAGCAAAACATGATGGGGAAAAGTTATGTTGTGAAAGATTCTTTGCAAAATTTTGATTGGAAATTAACACGCGAAACGAAAACAATTTTAGGCAACGAAGCCAAAAAAGCAACTGCTATTATTGATAGTGTTCAAACAACAGTTTGGTACATTCCAACGTTGAAATATAAAACTGGTCCAGAAAATTATTGGGGATTACCAGGTTTAATCGCAGAAGTACAAACAGAGATTAACAGAGGAATGTTTAAAGGTTCTAAAATTATTTCTTTGACAGATATCAAAACATCAACAAATACAAAACCAATCGAAAAACCAAAAGATAAAGGTGCTATTTCGCAAACAGAATTTGATAAATTGATGCAAGAACAACGCTCACGTTTCGAAGAAATGAGAAATTCTGGCGTAAATAAACGAGATTAA
- a CDS encoding four helix bundle protein: MPYHDFTEMPIWIKAMNIAVQVFELSSNLPRTEDYGLTSQIRRSAESISANIAEGFGKSSINDKVKYYEIAKGSAFETKSHLYYGQKVGYFNENTINLLLEELNATIFEINKLKKALKIK, from the coding sequence ATGCCTTATCACGATTTCACAGAAATGCCAATTTGGATAAAAGCAATGAATATCGCTGTTCAAGTTTTTGAGTTAAGTTCAAATTTACCTCGAACAGAAGATTATGGGTTAACATCACAAATAAGACGTTCTGCAGAAAGTATTTCAGCAAATATTGCTGAAGGTTTTGGCAAATCTAGTATTAATGATAAAGTTAAATATTATGAAATCGCAAAAGGTTCGGCTTTCGAAACAAAATCTCATTTGTATTATGGACAGAAAGTTGGATATTTTAACGAAAACACAATAAATCTTCTTCTTGAAGAATTAAATGCTACAATTTTTGAGATTAATAAACTCAAAAAAGCATTAAAAATTAAATAA
- a CDS encoding GLPGLI family protein: MKKLFTLFTYCVLLTTSSFAQKLEVNYQEIVKVNAEEFKGSVKFSTNGKESQIPTDVYNDMIKNMQEPKDFILTINENESSYNKVEKIDNQQGGNGMRVSMSFGDSGNGLFKNLNTKEYLKSVKSFDKTYTIKDKLTEYKWQLTRETKKLIGFDVKKAIAIVDSTTTVTAWYTPSIAIKDGPGVYNGLPGLILEVEIKNSKNKGIESSIIRATEVKEIPNLKPIEKPKDKNTITNEEYKALSAKAMERLKQMSSEGVSKD; this comes from the coding sequence ATGAAAAAATTATTTACATTATTTACTTATTGCGTTCTACTTACAACTTCGTCTTTTGCACAAAAACTTGAAGTGAATTATCAAGAAATTGTAAAAGTAAATGCAGAAGAATTTAAAGGTTCTGTAAAATTTTCTACAAATGGTAAAGAAAGCCAAATTCCGACTGATGTCTACAATGACATGATTAAGAATATGCAAGAACCAAAAGATTTTATCTTAACAATCAATGAAAACGAATCGTCTTACAATAAAGTTGAAAAAATAGATAATCAACAAGGAGGAAACGGAATGAGAGTTTCGATGAGTTTTGGAGATTCAGGAAATGGGTTGTTCAAGAATTTGAATACAAAAGAATATTTGAAAAGTGTAAAATCATTTGACAAAACTTATACAATAAAAGATAAATTAACTGAATACAAATGGCAATTGACACGCGAAACAAAGAAATTAATTGGTTTTGATGTCAAAAAAGCAATCGCAATTGTGGATAGCACAACAACTGTAACTGCATGGTATACTCCAAGTATTGCGATAAAAGATGGACCTGGAGTTTACAATGGTTTACCCGGGTTGATATTAGAAGTAGAAATCAAAAATTCAAAAAATAAAGGAATAGAAAGCAGTATTATTCGCGCAACAGAAGTCAAAGAAATCCCAAACCTCAAACCAATCGAAAAACCAAAAGATAAGAATACAATCACCAACGAAGAATATAAAGCGTTGAGTGCAAAAGCCATGGAAAGATTAAAACAGATGAGTTCTGAAGGTGTGAGTAAGGATTAA
- a CDS encoding RluA family pseudouridine synthase, which produces MNPEILFEDNHLLIINKKAGELAQGDETGDIPLIDSLKDYIKNRDNKPGNVFLGLVHRLDRPTSGVLIFVKTSKALTRMNEMFQKRNIDKVYRAIVQSKPPKDFERLEHYLKKNPKNNKTTVYSKPTPDAKKAILEYTYLGALDTFHCVEVKLFTGRSHQIRAQLSSVGCPIKGDLKYGAKRSNPDGSICLHAHRITFEHPVKKEEITIVAPVPKDVIWQATNKFNS; this is translated from the coding sequence ATGAATCCAGAAATTTTATTCGAAGATAATCATTTGTTAATTATTAACAAAAAAGCAGGCGAATTAGCACAAGGAGACGAAACAGGCGACATTCCACTTATCGATAGTCTAAAGGACTATATAAAAAACCGCGATAACAAACCTGGAAATGTTTTCTTAGGATTAGTTCACCGTTTGGATCGTCCAACTTCTGGTGTGTTGATTTTTGTTAAAACTTCGAAAGCCTTAACGCGTATGAACGAAATGTTTCAGAAACGAAACATTGACAAAGTTTATCGCGCGATTGTACAGAGTAAACCTCCAAAAGACTTCGAAAGATTGGAACATTATCTAAAGAAAAATCCAAAAAATAATAAAACAACGGTTTATTCTAAACCAACGCCTGATGCTAAAAAAGCAATTTTAGAATACACCTATTTAGGCGCTTTGGATACTTTTCATTGTGTCGAAGTGAAGTTATTTACAGGTCGTTCGCATCAAATTCGCGCACAACTTTCTTCGGTTGGTTGTCCTATCAAAGGCGATTTGAAATACGGTGCTAAACGTTCTAATCCTGATGGAAGCATTTGTTTACATGCGCATCGCATTACATTTGAGCATCCTGTAAAAAAAGAAGAAATAACAATCGTAGCTCCAGTGCCGAAAGATGTAATTTGGCAAGCAACGAACAAATTTAATTCGTAA
- the pncA gene encoding bifunctional nicotinamidase/pyrazinamidase, producing MKALIIVDMQYDFLPGGSLAVNDGDKIIERINKLQEKYDVVVATQDWHPANHKSFASQHTDKQPFDVIELGGNRQVLWLDHCVQGTKGAEIHKDIKQNKISAIIRKGMNPEVDSYSAFFDVNKKNPTGLNGFLKDHNVTSVYICGLAADYCVYYTAKDALALGYTTYILEGTTKAINQELFDELKEDFIKKGGNVSTYLL from the coding sequence ATGAAAGCTTTAATCATCGTAGATATGCAGTACGATTTTTTACCAGGAGGTTCGTTGGCTGTGAATGATGGAGATAAAATTATCGAACGCATAAACAAATTGCAAGAAAAGTATGATGTTGTTGTGGCAACGCAAGATTGGCATCCAGCAAATCACAAAAGTTTTGCTTCTCAACACACAGATAAACAACCTTTTGATGTAATCGAATTAGGTGGAAATCGTCAAGTTTTATGGCTAGATCATTGTGTACAAGGCACTAAAGGAGCTGAAATACACAAAGATATCAAGCAAAATAAAATAAGTGCAATCATCCGAAAAGGTATGAATCCAGAAGTTGATTCGTATAGTGCTTTTTTTGATGTGAATAAAAAGAATCCAACAGGGCTAAATGGATTTTTGAAAGATCATAATGTAACAAGTGTATACATATGCGGTTTAGCAGCAGATTATTGTGTGTATTATACAGCAAAAGATGCTTTAGCATTGGGATATACAACATATATTTTAGAAGGAACAACAAAGGCTATTAACCAAGAACTTTTTGATGAATTGAAAGAAGATTTTATCAAAAAAGGTGGAAATGTCTCGACGTATTTATTATAA
- a CDS encoding GLPGLI family protein has protein sequence MKKAILTFALGIITTTVSIAQDNKTQNIDATYVCEMKLDYDKTMAQVPQQYRSQVGPMLKAEIDAGVFMNYFLKSNSKQSTFVLEQKVGNAQSQGGMIAQQMATFDNKPTYKDFTVTPNLYYKEVDMGTKQYLIKDQIPDYKWKISREKTDIAGYKATKAEGVMMDSIPVTAWFAPEIPIKDGPTSLAGLPGLIVKAQFDYQGTTMIFTLKELKLSDKELKVNIPTKGETVTHNQFMKIMEDMQKKMKEMMNSGVDTQ, from the coding sequence ATGAAAAAAGCAATCTTAACATTTGCCTTAGGAATTATCACAACTACAGTTTCTATCGCACAAGACAATAAAACACAAAATATCGATGCAACTTATGTTTGCGAAATGAAATTGGATTATGACAAAACAATGGCACAAGTTCCTCAACAATATCGTTCACAAGTTGGCCCAATGTTAAAAGCTGAAATTGATGCGGGTGTTTTCATGAATTATTTCTTAAAAAGTAATTCAAAACAATCAACTTTTGTATTAGAACAAAAAGTAGGAAATGCTCAATCTCAAGGAGGAATGATTGCCCAACAAATGGCAACTTTCGATAATAAACCAACTTATAAAGACTTTACTGTAACTCCAAATTTGTATTACAAAGAAGTTGATATGGGGACAAAACAATATTTGATTAAAGATCAAATTCCTGATTACAAATGGAAAATTTCTCGTGAGAAAACTGATATTGCTGGATATAAAGCAACAAAAGCAGAAGGTGTTATGATGGATTCTATTCCTGTAACGGCTTGGTTTGCTCCAGAAATTCCAATAAAAGATGGACCAACTTCTTTAGCTGGCTTACCTGGTTTAATTGTAAAAGCTCAATTTGATTACCAAGGAACAACAATGATTTTCACATTAAAAGAATTAAAACTTTCGGATAAAGAATTAAAAGTTAACATTCCTACAAAAGGTGAAACTGTAACGCATAATCAATTCATGAAAATTATGGAAGATATGCAGAAAAAGATGAAAGAAATGATGAATAGCGGTGTAGACACCCAATAA
- a CDS encoding glycosyltransferase family 2 protein, translated as MKTAIAILNWNGEKLLPQFLPSVINNSKNATIYVIDNASTDNSIELLTTQFPSVKIIQNKGNYGFAQGYNEGLKQIDVEYFCLLNSDVEVTENWIEPIEKLFDNNSDIAAIQPKILDYKNKEYFEYAGAGGGFIDKFGYPFCRGRVFSTLEKDNGQYNDSTQIFWATGASLFIRKKDFFEQNGFDEEFFAHMEEIDLCWRLNNTGRKIYYCGESTVYHLGGATLDKANPKKWYLNYRNSLWMMLKNLPANKLFPMLFTRLSMDGIAAVAFLPKQGLPHVWAVFLSHMHFYFGFIKMYKKRQKHQIKNYSDKELLPFQYFIKKRQYFKDLK; from the coding sequence ATGAAAACAGCAATTGCAATCCTAAATTGGAATGGCGAAAAATTATTGCCTCAATTTTTACCTTCAGTTATTAACAATTCTAAAAATGCAACAATTTATGTAATTGATAATGCGTCGACTGACAATTCAATCGAATTGTTGACAACTCAGTTTCCTTCTGTCAAAATCATTCAGAACAAAGGAAATTATGGTTTTGCACAAGGCTATAACGAAGGTTTAAAACAAATTGATGTAGAATATTTCTGTTTATTAAATTCGGATGTCGAAGTAACTGAGAATTGGATAGAACCAATTGAAAAGTTATTCGATAATAATTCTGATATTGCGGCTATTCAACCCAAAATATTAGACTACAAAAACAAAGAATATTTTGAATATGCTGGTGCCGGAGGAGGTTTCATCGATAAGTTTGGTTATCCATTTTGTCGCGGACGTGTTTTTTCAACTTTAGAAAAAGATAACGGACAATATAATGATTCCACACAAATTTTTTGGGCAACTGGCGCAAGCTTATTTATTCGAAAAAAAGATTTCTTTGAACAAAATGGTTTTGACGAAGAATTCTTTGCACACATGGAAGAAATCGACTTGTGTTGGCGATTAAACAATACTGGACGAAAAATTTATTATTGTGGAGAATCGACTGTTTATCATTTGGGCGGTGCAACTTTGGATAAAGCCAATCCAAAAAAATGGTATCTAAATTACCGAAATAGTTTGTGGATGATGCTTAAAAATCTACCTGCAAACAAACTTTTTCCAATGCTTTTCACACGTCTTTCCATGGATGGAATTGCCGCTGTTGCCTTTTTACCAAAACAAGGACTTCCACATGTTTGGGCCGTTTTCTTATCGCATATGCATTTTTATTTTGGCTTTATAAAAATGTATAAAAAACGTCAAAAGCATCAAATTAAAAACTATTCTGATAAAGAATTATTGCCTTTTCAGTATTTTATCAAAAAACGTCAATACTTTAAGGATTTAAAATAA